DNA sequence from the Myxococcota bacterium genome:
GACCGACCAGCTCGCCCCCGCCGAGAAAGCCAAGCCCGGCTTCGGCGTCTACATCCCGCGCGGCAACGAGACCTTCGACGAGTTCTTCGAGCAGATCCTGCTCGGCTGACTCCCGCCCGCCAGACGCTAGACTCGCCGCCACGTCCCCGTAGCTCAGTTGGATAGAGCGGCTGCCTCCTAAGCAGCAGGTCGTGCGTTCGAATCGCGCCGGGGACGCTGAGGATTTTGGCGAGTCGGGTCTCAGTCGTGGTGCCAGTGTGGTGCCAACGTTGCCAAACCAGACCCAGCTACCGCCCGAGCACGGCATCGAGCGCCGCTACGGCCTGAGCCTCTGCCGCCGGCAGTGCGTGCGCGTACCGGTCGAGCGTCATCGCAGCCGACGCATGGCCGAGCCGAGCGGAGACCGCCTTCACGTTCACGCCTTCGTGCAGCAGCAGGGTCGCGTGCGAGTGTCTGAG
Encoded proteins:
- a CDS encoding tyrosine-type recombinase/integrase gives rise to the protein DRTADLVFSNDVGGLLDPRNVVARYFKPALSAAGLSTAIRLYDLRHSHATLLLHEGVNVKAVSARLGHASAAMTLDRYAHALPAAEAQAVAALDAVLGR